In one Roseofilum capinflatum BLCC-M114 genomic region, the following are encoded:
- a CDS encoding serine/threonine phosphatase: MDISQNDAQVIVPELAQIYRALESQLGETDRHRVPSLQESRLEAENETVMVLEDRSDWKQVIELWREENMPSEQIIFMFHEMLDLWEQLETVNCRQSLLELSNLLLDEDEILCLKRLHPDTNPETVSLRELGKVWQQLFQQSEMTQVGSLLSLLQDLKGEKMTSVDQVRDRLEKILAEEQGDPDLDDDESLAPLYGEEELDQDKTQPIDYSDYNPSGFPTPTQTASSASPFEDMPTVVLPMQLFSLDYAGATDKGMQRDHNEDSFLIHTQLERIEDKTGRTIHAKGLYILCDGMGGHAGGEQASMVGVKTLKEYFQTHWFNLPDSESRLPSTECIEEGIFQANQAIYDINQSQSRTGSGRMGTTLVLVLIQDVHVAVAHVGDSRLYMFSRKQGLTALTQDHDVAQREIKRGLEPELAFARPDAYQLTQALGPRHNDFVKPDIYCFELNQDSLLLLSSDGLTDNDLVEKHVGSHIEPLMSSRANLERGVSDLIDLANEQNGHDNITVVLVRAKVRPNLGGLSR; encoded by the coding sequence ATGGATATCTCACAAAACGATGCACAAGTTATAGTTCCAGAACTAGCCCAGATTTATCGAGCGCTTGAATCCCAATTGGGCGAAACCGATCGCCATCGTGTCCCCTCCCTACAGGAATCTCGGCTAGAAGCAGAAAACGAAACGGTCATGGTTCTCGAAGACCGCTCAGACTGGAAACAAGTGATAGAGCTGTGGCGAGAAGAAAACATGCCCTCAGAACAAATTATCTTTATGTTCCATGAGATGCTCGATCTGTGGGAACAACTCGAAACCGTCAATTGTCGCCAAAGCCTCCTAGAATTAAGTAACCTGCTACTCGATGAAGATGAAATTCTCTGCCTCAAACGCTTACATCCTGACACCAATCCTGAAACGGTAAGCTTGAGAGAGTTGGGTAAAGTTTGGCAACAATTGTTTCAACAGTCAGAGATGACTCAGGTGGGATCGCTACTGTCCCTATTGCAAGACCTAAAAGGGGAAAAAATGACATCCGTCGATCAAGTGCGCGATCGCCTAGAAAAAATTTTAGCCGAAGAACAGGGCGATCCCGACCTGGACGACGACGAAAGCCTTGCCCCCCTCTATGGGGAAGAAGAACTCGATCAGGACAAAACCCAACCGATTGACTACAGCGATTACAATCCCTCCGGATTTCCTACCCCCACCCAGACGGCTTCCTCGGCTTCTCCCTTCGAGGATATGCCCACTGTGGTGTTACCGATGCAACTGTTTAGCCTCGATTATGCCGGAGCAACCGACAAGGGAATGCAGCGAGACCACAATGAAGACAGCTTTCTGATTCATACCCAATTAGAACGCATTGAAGATAAAACCGGGCGCACCATCCACGCCAAAGGGTTATATATTCTCTGTGATGGGATGGGGGGCCATGCGGGAGGAGAACAAGCGAGTATGGTTGGGGTAAAAACCCTGAAAGAGTATTTTCAAACCCATTGGTTTAACCTACCCGATTCTGAATCTCGCCTGCCTTCGACTGAATGTATTGAAGAAGGTATATTCCAGGCCAATCAAGCTATCTATGATATCAATCAATCCCAAAGTCGTACCGGAAGTGGACGCATGGGCACTACATTGGTGTTGGTCTTAATTCAAGATGTTCATGTGGCCGTTGCCCATGTGGGGGATAGTCGGTTATATATGTTTAGCCGCAAACAAGGGTTAACGGCATTAACTCAAGACCATGATGTGGCCCAACGGGAAATTAAGCGGGGGTTAGAACCGGAATTAGCGTTTGCTCGTCCGGATGCCTATCAATTGACCCAAGCTTTGGGCCCACGCCATAACGATTTTGTCAAACCGGATATTTATTGTTTTGAACTTAATCAAGATAGTCTGTTGCTGTTAAGCTCTGATGGTCTCACGGATAATGATTTAGTGGAAAAGCATGTGGGTAGCCATATTGAACCGCTCATGAGTTCTCGTGCCAATCTGGAGCGGGGAGTAAGTGATTTAATTGATTTGGCTAATGAACAGAATGGCCATGACAATATTACGGTGGTATTGGTGCGGGCTAAGGTGCGCCCGAATTTGGGAGGTTTGAGCCGTTAG